In the genome of Saprospira sp. CCB-QB6, one region contains:
- a CDS encoding HEPN domain-containing protein, with protein MSNLKTTSYKRYIDNLNDLRTFVNDSHKVQLGQSSGSGAEQFVIEHANFLTKSALVQLCVCLESYLKDVLSEIYKEYQQRVANANLPKNVIVIASRDKENKFSKAAVNKATKDLEKRENAEAIFLLQENENGFDDFISGNPDRTKVAFSYMGIDLDKVSSYIQHKDLIQSIVLKRNKVLHYNDQASDLTFPDVIQISAVFEEYVEDIDATIQTAIAS; from the coding sequence ATGAGTAACCTAAAAACAACATCCTACAAAAGATATATAGACAATTTAAATGATTTAAGGACCTTTGTAAATGACAGCCATAAGGTACAACTTGGCCAGAGTAGTGGCTCAGGAGCTGAGCAGTTTGTCATAGAACATGCTAACTTTCTGACGAAGTCGGCATTAGTACAACTTTGTGTTTGTTTGGAAAGCTATTTGAAAGACGTTTTATCAGAGATATATAAAGAGTATCAGCAAAGGGTGGCTAATGCAAATCTCCCTAAAAATGTTATCGTAATTGCATCAAGAGATAAAGAAAATAAGTTTTCTAAAGCAGCTGTAAATAAAGCAACGAAGGATTTAGAAAAAAGGGAAAATGCAGAAGCGATATTCTTGCTACAAGAAAATGAAAATGGTTTTGATGATTTCATTTCGGGAAACCCAGATAGGACGAAGGTAGCATTTTCTTATATGGGGATAGATTTGGATAAGGTTTCTTCATATATTCAGCATAAAGACTTGATCCAAAGTATTGTTTTAAAGAGGAATAAAGTGCTGCATTACAATGATCAGGCCTCGGATTTAACATTTCCAGATGTTATACAAATAAGTGCCGTATTTGAAGAGTATGTAGAAGATATAGATGCTACCATACAAACAGCCATAGCCTCCTAA
- a CDS encoding gliding motility protein GldC, with protein MGKDTKKVVQENNIQLTVGLNADRTPVKIEWEASDSQNGPEECKAMLISLFDKAHKDTLKIDLWTLDMQVNEMDRFMYQTLRGLADTYYRATNNQQLSNDFMRFVQYFGEKTETLPKK; from the coding sequence ATGGGAAAAGATACCAAAAAAGTTGTCCAAGAAAATAATATTCAACTAACCGTTGGCCTCAATGCCGATCGCACCCCCGTCAAAATTGAATGGGAAGCCTCCGATAGCCAAAACGGCCCCGAAGAATGCAAAGCCATGCTGATCTCACTCTTCGATAAAGCGCATAAAGATACCCTCAAAATTGATCTCTGGACCCTCGATATGCAGGTCAACGAAATGGACCGCTTTATGTACCAAACCCTACGCGGCCTAGCCGATACTTACTATCGCGCTACCAATAACCAACAACTCAGCAACGATTTTATGCGCTTTGTCCAATACTTTGGCGAAAAAACAGAAACCCTACCTAAAAAGTAG
- a CDS encoding OmpA family protein, translating to MRYLIILSCFIPQLLFAQSVQWASSVLEKSSEFSSSKHKGQYGARGALGSPSVIPANTTSGTPCAWTPKSKSNGDGEFIKVGFSVPQKVKQITVSEAFNPGAIEKIVAYGSKGEVRLVFQQTPELSKENKDKPGKLSKFILEESTDFLVAAIQLQLNTRMVYGYNQIDAIGISEEEVDYQVEIKTVAGANEVGDPINLGTAINSEAHELAPLISPDGQLLYYTRQDHPGNLGEKKNQDVWCAQLGEDGQFLPAKNIGGPINNERNNSICSVTPDGQTLLVLNVYKKDGGSDKGLSLSHKEGEDRWSFPEALVIEDYYNNNKYGEYNLANDGKTLVLAIERDDTEGAKDIYVSFRNEDGSWTVPMHTGDMLNTAASELSPYLAADGKTLYFATSGRPGYGHADMFVSRRLDDSWTNWSEPLNLGPKLNTPDFDAYYSLPASGEYAFFSSGKDAIGKTDIMKVKLPEAARPEAVLLVRGRVFNALDSTPLAASVQYESLGKEGPSGIARSNPKTGEYSLVLPMGTNYGFLAEKANFLSESKSIDLPKELEYKEVLVDLYLHPMKKGAKIRLNNIFFDTNKYNLKEEGRQELDRLLAILAQYPKMKIEIGGHTDSRGSLAANQLLSNNRAKAVVDYLQEHGVSPDRMKAKGYGENEPAATNETEEGRAHNRRIELKVLELDLVFLGPPLALKGSGRYVPGLALRSALRQQAGSVWPCGPPLHIARPFRA from the coding sequence ATGCGTTATTTAATTATCCTCAGTTGTTTTATTCCTCAGTTGCTCTTTGCACAGTCTGTACAATGGGCTTCTTCCGTTTTAGAGAAATCTTCAGAGTTTAGTTCTTCTAAACACAAAGGGCAATATGGAGCTCGAGGGGCTTTGGGTAGTCCTTCTGTAATCCCTGCCAATACAACTTCAGGTACACCTTGTGCTTGGACTCCTAAATCAAAGTCTAATGGAGATGGAGAATTTATCAAGGTGGGATTTTCTGTTCCACAGAAGGTTAAGCAGATTACGGTTTCTGAGGCTTTTAATCCAGGAGCGATAGAAAAGATTGTCGCTTATGGCAGTAAGGGGGAAGTGCGTTTGGTCTTTCAGCAAACGCCAGAATTGAGCAAAGAAAATAAGGATAAGCCAGGGAAGCTAAGTAAATTTATATTGGAAGAAAGCACCGACTTTTTGGTTGCTGCTATTCAGCTTCAATTGAATACACGTATGGTTTATGGTTATAATCAGATTGATGCCATTGGTATTTCTGAGGAGGAAGTCGACTATCAAGTAGAGATAAAAACAGTAGCTGGAGCCAATGAGGTAGGTGACCCTATAAACTTGGGAACTGCGATTAACAGTGAGGCCCATGAATTGGCCCCTTTAATTTCTCCTGATGGCCAATTACTTTATTATACTCGCCAAGATCATCCTGGTAATTTAGGAGAGAAGAAGAACCAAGATGTTTGGTGTGCGCAATTGGGCGAAGATGGGCAGTTTTTGCCTGCCAAAAATATTGGTGGTCCAATCAACAATGAACGGAATAACTCTATTTGTTCGGTGACCCCTGACGGGCAAACTTTGTTGGTCCTCAATGTGTATAAAAAAGATGGGGGATCAGATAAGGGCCTTTCTCTTTCGCATAAAGAGGGGGAGGATCGTTGGTCTTTTCCAGAAGCTTTAGTGATAGAAGACTATTATAACAATAATAAGTATGGCGAGTATAATTTGGCCAATGATGGGAAAACTTTGGTTCTAGCAATTGAGCGAGATGATACGGAAGGGGCTAAAGATATCTATGTTTCTTTCAGAAATGAGGATGGTAGTTGGACCGTCCCTATGCATACTGGCGATATGCTTAATACTGCGGCTTCAGAACTTTCTCCTTATTTGGCTGCAGATGGCAAAACTCTTTATTTTGCTACTTCTGGCCGTCCTGGTTATGGACATGCCGATATGTTTGTGAGCCGCAGATTGGATGATAGTTGGACCAATTGGTCGGAGCCCTTAAATTTGGGCCCAAAGCTGAATACGCCTGATTTTGATGCCTATTATTCACTTCCTGCTTCTGGCGAATATGCCTTTTTCTCCTCAGGTAAAGACGCTATTGGCAAAACAGATATTATGAAAGTGAAACTGCCAGAAGCGGCTCGTCCAGAAGCCGTTCTTTTGGTCCGTGGTCGGGTCTTTAATGCTTTAGATAGCACGCCCTTGGCCGCATCGGTCCAATATGAGAGCTTGGGCAAAGAAGGGCCTTCAGGGATTGCCCGCTCTAATCCTAAGACAGGAGAATATAGTTTAGTTTTGCCTATGGGGACCAATTATGGCTTCTTGGCAGAAAAGGCCAATTTCCTCTCTGAGAGTAAGTCTATTGATTTGCCCAAGGAATTGGAATACAAAGAGGTGTTGGTGGATTTGTATTTGCACCCCATGAAAAAGGGGGCTAAAATTCGCCTCAACAATATTTTCTTCGATACCAATAAGTATAACTTGAAAGAAGAGGGGCGGCAGGAGCTCGATCGTTTATTGGCTATATTGGCTCAATACCCCAAGATGAAAATAGAAATTGGTGGACATACGGATAGCCGAGGAAGCTTGGCGGCCAACCAACTCTTGTCAAATAATCGAGCAAAAGCTGTGGTCGATTATTTACAAGAACATGGTGTTTCGCCCGATCGAATGAAGGCGAAGGGCTATGGCGAAAATGAACCTGCGGCAACTAATGAAACCGAAGAGGGCCGAGCGCATAATCGACGGATTGAGTTGAAGGTATTGGAGTTAGATTTGGTGTTTTTGGGGCCTCCCCTCGCCCTCAAGGGCTCAGGGCGCTACGTTCCGGGGCTCGCTCTTCGCTCGGCCCTTCGGCAGCAAGCTGGCTCGGTCTGGCCCTGCGGGCCACCCCTACACATCGCTAGGCCATTTAGGGCCTAG
- a CDS encoding bestrophin family protein — protein sequence MIIYKPSGSFLRDIRHFNRTLVIQRLIAYVLFYGLAVAGLAALFIWADWSKYLKLDGLSSIFSFLGVVLSILLVFRTNTAYDRWWEGRKQWGALVNHSRNLAIVGQVCFPEENKAIRHRLALLISNFCLAFKEHLREGVRLEELIELSARDRQLYAEQQHLPAYISAQIQQLVVQAYRRGEIRELDQLNFKPHTQALLDVLGACERIKKTPIPFSYEIFLRLYIVCYALILPFVILPSFGFWGLPVLMLILFAFLGLELMAAEIQDPFGQDCNDLPTGDIAHNIRKNVFEILEAKHEEGAAAANYSKLS from the coding sequence ATGATTATCTACAAACCTTCGGGCTCTTTCCTAAGAGACATTCGCCATTTTAATCGCACTCTGGTTATTCAACGGCTGATTGCTTATGTTTTGTTTTATGGCTTGGCCGTGGCAGGACTGGCGGCCCTTTTCATCTGGGCCGATTGGTCCAAATACCTAAAATTAGACGGTCTGAGCAGCATTTTTTCCTTTTTGGGGGTGGTGCTGAGTATCCTTTTGGTCTTTCGGACCAATACAGCCTATGATCGCTGGTGGGAGGGCCGCAAACAATGGGGCGCGCTGGTTAATCACAGTAGAAATCTAGCCATTGTGGGACAGGTTTGCTTTCCCGAAGAGAATAAGGCGATCCGCCACCGTCTAGCGCTATTAATTAGCAATTTTTGCCTGGCCTTTAAGGAGCATTTGCGGGAGGGCGTACGCCTAGAGGAGCTTATTGAGTTGAGCGCTAGAGATCGACAGCTTTATGCAGAGCAACAGCATTTACCCGCCTATATTTCGGCCCAAATTCAGCAGCTAGTGGTGCAGGCTTATCGCCGTGGCGAAATCCGAGAGCTCGATCAGCTTAATTTTAAACCTCACACTCAAGCGCTGCTCGATGTTTTGGGCGCCTGTGAACGCATTAAGAAAACCCCTATTCCCTTTTCTTACGAGATCTTCTTGCGGCTCTATATTGTTTGCTACGCCCTGATTTTACCCTTTGTGATTTTGCCCAGCTTTGGCTTTTGGGGATTGCCCGTGCTGATGCTGATCCTCTTTGCCTTTCTTGGCCTCGAACTGATGGCCGCAGAGATTCAAGACCCCTTTGGCCAGGATTGTAATGACCTGCCTACGGGCGATATCGCCCATAATATTCGCAAGAATGTCTTTGAAATTCTAGAAGCTAAGCATGAAGAAGGCGCTGCCGCTGCCAATTATAGTAAGTTGTCTTAG
- a CDS encoding carbonic anhydrase yields MSKNLLWDAALARLKEGNDRFVKEQTEGKKQALNRRQELTKGQAPWAIILSCADSRVVPELTFDTGLGELFVIRVAGNIANKATLASIEYAVAHLDVNLIVVMGHESCGAVTAAMAEGDAESNNLKHLLDYIQPAIAACPQAQNVNEVVKKNAELTAEALAANSAIIQNEITHGELKVFSAYYNLSDGHVDFFEEA; encoded by the coding sequence ATGTCTAAGAACTTATTGTGGGATGCCGCATTGGCTCGTTTGAAAGAGGGTAATGATCGCTTTGTTAAAGAACAAACAGAAGGGAAAAAGCAGGCCTTAAATCGCCGTCAGGAATTAACTAAAGGACAGGCTCCTTGGGCCATTATTTTGAGTTGTGCTGACTCTAGAGTGGTTCCCGAACTCACCTTTGATACGGGCTTGGGCGAGCTTTTCGTAATTCGAGTAGCGGGCAATATTGCCAATAAAGCCACCTTGGCTAGTATTGAGTATGCCGTTGCTCACTTAGACGTCAACTTGATTGTAGTAATGGGTCATGAAAGCTGCGGGGCGGTCACGGCAGCCATGGCAGAGGGCGATGCGGAAAGTAACAACCTAAAACATTTGTTAGATTACATTCAGCCGGCCATTGCCGCTTGTCCCCAGGCTCAAAATGTAAATGAGGTCGTAAAGAAAAATGCCGAGCTTACGGCAGAGGCTTTGGCGGCCAATTCGGCCATCATTCAGAATGAAATCACGCATGGAGAGCTCAAGGTCTTTTCGGCCTATTACAATCTCTCTGATGGACATGTAGACTTTTTTGAGGAGGCTTAG
- the dapF gene encoding diaminopimelate epimerase → MSAIPFYKYQAAGNDFVIFDNREAKLSFSAQEIARICHRQFGIGADGIMLLETAPKLDFKMVYFNADGAPSSMCGNGGRALVAFAKHLGLFENSCSFMAVDGLHHAKVLGPNYIALEMQDYKDLYLADSHCFLDTGSPHHIEFVAQSEAIDVVQEGRKIRYAAPYGEKGANVNFVEVLSPTELQIATYERGVENETLACGTGVTAAAIAHFLQHGPKTKGHHRIEVRAKGGDLAVEFDYQEDIKNIWLLGPAQAVFQGQYFGLQK, encoded by the coding sequence ATGTCTGCCATTCCTTTCTATAAATATCAAGCAGCGGGCAACGATTTTGTCATCTTTGATAACCGAGAGGCTAAGCTCTCCTTTTCTGCCCAAGAAATTGCCCGCATCTGCCACCGACAGTTTGGCATCGGAGCCGATGGCATTATGCTGCTCGAAACAGCCCCAAAACTAGACTTTAAAATGGTCTACTTTAATGCCGATGGCGCCCCCAGTAGCATGTGCGGCAATGGCGGAAGAGCCCTGGTCGCCTTTGCTAAGCATTTGGGCCTGTTTGAAAATAGCTGTAGCTTTATGGCCGTGGATGGCCTCCACCATGCCAAGGTCTTAGGCCCCAATTATATCGCCCTAGAAATGCAGGATTATAAAGATTTATATCTAGCCGACTCTCACTGCTTTTTAGATACAGGCTCTCCCCATCATATCGAATTTGTCGCCCAATCCGAAGCCATTGATGTGGTCCAAGAAGGCCGAAAAATTCGCTATGCCGCCCCCTATGGAGAAAAAGGCGCTAATGTCAATTTTGTAGAAGTCCTCAGCCCCACAGAACTACAAATTGCTACCTACGAAAGAGGGGTCGAAAACGAAACTTTGGCCTGCGGCACTGGCGTTACCGCCGCCGCTATCGCCCACTTTCTACAACATGGCCCAAAAACAAAAGGCCATCACCGCATTGAGGTCCGCGCCAAAGGCGGAGACCTAGCCGTGGAATTTGACTACCAAGAAGATATTAAAAATATTTGGCTGTTGGGCCCCGCCCAAGCCGTCTTTCAAGGCCAATACTTCGGCCTCCAAAAATAA
- the hutH gene encoding histidine ammonia-lyase, with the protein MHLLTDKELTLDALHQIWTKHTKIELSESLWTKVKACRDFLEEKVANSEDSFYGINTGFGSLCDVKIGKEALSELQHNLVRSHAFGTGDLVPEELARLMLLLKIQNLAQGFSGVRPILLQRLIDSYNANLIPVIYQLGSLGASGDLAPLAHLSLPILGEGEVYFEGERMSSAQALEKLGWQPLALEMKEGLALLNGTQFSLAYGIYSYWKAEKLSLWADSIAAISIDGFGGLLSPFDERLHLIRPHNGQLQTAKNIRILLTDSPLMKEEKEVVQDPYSFRCVPQVHGASKDALQYAKTVLSTELNSVTDNPNIFPETDAILSGGNFHAQPLALVLDFMAMALSELGSISERRLYQLIGGKRGLPAFLTPNSGLHSGLMIGQYTAASIASQNKQLCTPASVDSLVSCNGQEDHVSMAANAGTKLYRLVHNVERLLAIELMAALQSLEFRSLPSSPQIETCRQAFRQVVPAIEGDRVFAQDLAKAIDFIAKKDSPLAQLINN; encoded by the coding sequence ATGCATTTGCTTACCGATAAGGAACTAACATTAGATGCCCTGCATCAGATTTGGACAAAACATACAAAAATTGAATTAAGTGAGTCGCTTTGGACCAAGGTAAAGGCTTGCCGCGATTTTCTAGAGGAAAAAGTGGCAAATTCAGAAGACTCTTTTTATGGCATCAATACGGGCTTTGGCTCGCTTTGCGATGTCAAAATTGGCAAGGAGGCCCTAAGCGAACTACAACATAATCTGGTCCGCTCTCATGCCTTTGGTACAGGCGATTTGGTGCCAGAGGAGCTGGCCCGCCTCATGCTGCTCCTCAAAATTCAGAATCTGGCCCAAGGCTTTTCGGGCGTTCGCCCTATCTTGCTCCAACGCCTAATTGATAGCTATAATGCGAACCTTATTCCCGTTATCTATCAGTTGGGAAGCCTAGGAGCCTCTGGCGATTTAGCCCCCCTAGCCCATCTTTCGCTCCCTATTTTAGGCGAGGGAGAGGTCTACTTTGAGGGCGAACGAATGTCCTCGGCTCAAGCCCTAGAAAAATTGGGCTGGCAGCCTCTTGCCCTCGAAATGAAGGAGGGCCTAGCGCTGCTCAACGGAACCCAGTTTTCTTTGGCCTATGGCATCTACAGTTATTGGAAGGCGGAAAAGCTCAGCCTTTGGGCCGATAGCATTGCCGCTATTTCTATTGATGGCTTTGGGGGCCTGCTTAGCCCCTTTGATGAGCGCCTTCATCTTATCCGCCCCCATAATGGCCAACTACAAACGGCCAAAAATATTAGAATCCTATTGACCGATTCTCCTTTGATGAAGGAGGAAAAAGAGGTGGTCCAAGATCCTTACTCTTTCCGCTGCGTGCCTCAGGTACATGGGGCCAGTAAAGATGCCCTGCAATATGCCAAAACTGTACTGAGCACCGAGCTCAATAGCGTAACGGATAACCCCAATATTTTCCCAGAAACAGATGCTATCCTTTCAGGCGGAAATTTCCACGCTCAGCCGCTAGCCTTGGTCCTCGATTTTATGGCAATGGCCTTATCCGAACTCGGAAGTATCTCTGAACGCCGCCTTTATCAACTCATTGGCGGAAAAAGAGGCCTGCCCGCTTTCCTTACGCCCAATTCGGGCCTACACTCTGGCCTGATGATTGGCCAATATACGGCGGCCTCTATCGCTAGCCAAAATAAACAGCTCTGCACGCCCGCTTCTGTAGATTCCTTGGTCTCTTGTAATGGCCAAGAGGATCATGTGAGTATGGCGGCCAATGCAGGGACCAAACTTTATCGCTTGGTCCATAATGTAGAGCGCCTTTTGGCGATTGAATTGATGGCGGCGCTCCAAAGCCTAGAGTTTAGAAGCTTGCCCAGCTCTCCCCAAATTGAAACTTGCCGCCAAGCTTTCCGTCAAGTCGTGCCCGCCATTGAGGGCGATCGGGTATTTGCCCAAGATTTAGCCAAGGCTATTGATTTTATTGCCAAAAAAGATAGCCCGCTGGCCCAATTGATCAATAATTAG
- a CDS encoding pyridoxal-phosphate dependent enzyme: MPLHQKTACRKQWGLSQRKGQHIYYKLDCQQASGSFKIRGIGHYAEELKAQGILSLVIASGGNAGLAVAYAAQELQLRAEVVLPLTSSLFVEQLLLDLGAKVYRSGESWAEAQKLALELAKASQAAYVPPFDHPALWEGHSSLINELAEQLPQPPDLILLSVGGGGLFKGVMQGLAAHNWPTKVLCLETPGTASLHQSLAAGEQIELPKIEGIASSLGAKKIAQAAWEAAQSPKVYSRVLPDERAVWGVQQLLTETGHLTEPACGLVRAALEEDWPEIRAAKHILAIICGGRTMPIEQLISNS; the protein is encoded by the coding sequence ATGCCATTACATCAAAAAACGGCCTGCCGAAAGCAATGGGGCTTGTCTCAGCGCAAAGGGCAGCATATTTATTATAAACTAGATTGCCAGCAAGCTTCGGGCTCTTTTAAAATTAGAGGGATTGGCCATTATGCGGAGGAACTTAAGGCCCAAGGCATTTTATCTTTGGTGATTGCCTCTGGAGGTAATGCGGGCCTGGCGGTGGCTTATGCCGCCCAAGAACTCCAACTGCGAGCAGAGGTTGTTCTTCCCCTAACTAGCTCTCTTTTTGTCGAGCAATTGCTCCTCGATTTAGGGGCAAAGGTTTATCGCTCTGGCGAAAGCTGGGCCGAGGCCCAAAAACTGGCCCTAGAATTAGCCAAGGCGTCCCAAGCGGCCTATGTTCCCCCTTTTGATCATCCCGCCCTTTGGGAGGGCCATAGCAGTTTGATTAATGAATTGGCGGAGCAATTGCCGCAGCCTCCCGATCTCATTTTACTCTCGGTAGGCGGCGGAGGTCTTTTTAAAGGGGTGATGCAGGGCCTAGCCGCCCATAATTGGCCCACTAAGGTGTTGTGTTTGGAGACGCCTGGTACAGCCTCCCTGCATCAGTCCTTGGCCGCAGGCGAACAAATTGAACTGCCAAAGATTGAGGGGATTGCCAGCAGCTTAGGCGCCAAAAAGATTGCTCAAGCCGCCTGGGAAGCGGCTCAATCGCCCAAGGTATATAGCCGTGTTTTGCCTGATGAACGGGCAGTTTGGGGCGTCCAACAACTCTTGACCGAAACAGGGCATCTGACGGAGCCCGCCTGCGGCTTGGTCCGTGCTGCCCTAGAGGAAGATTGGCCCGAAATCCGAGCGGCCAAACATATTTTGGCCATTATTTGCGGCGGAAGAACGATGCCGATTGAACAATTAATCTCTAACTCATGA
- a CDS encoding DUF262 domain-containing protein: MASNTNTEENMKVLNLYPIDYPFETLNDRVRDGKLILDPDFQRKYKWDKDGEGRSSKFIESCLMRIPLPACYFAEREDGSHEVIDGVQRITTIRRFFADEFALEGLTVYPELNNKKFSELGTYQADLENTTIRCVVLRKNNPKGLVNEIFARLNQGAVKLSDQEIRHAIYPGSFDSLLKELADQGLPAFQLAKDKDDRRDEELVLRYFALQKDLKTYDSNHAKWLDQCMAENQNLSATKIKELKKLFTETLDTCVQVFKQPFMDVTKEKPRHSNAHYDLIMWSLTGRRDWALAHKEEIQEKFNQLCQMPKFQQKLSGGTQKKSSILKRRELWISKLSEIDGYE, translated from the coding sequence ATGGCCAGTAATACAAACACGGAAGAGAATATGAAGGTCTTGAACCTTTATCCTATTGATTATCCTTTTGAGACTTTAAATGATAGGGTCCGAGATGGAAAACTAATTTTAGATCCCGACTTTCAGCGAAAATACAAATGGGATAAAGATGGTGAAGGGCGGAGCTCTAAATTCATCGAATCTTGCTTAATGCGTATTCCTTTACCTGCTTGTTATTTTGCAGAGCGAGAGGATGGAAGCCATGAAGTGATTGACGGTGTACAAAGAATTACTACTATACGACGATTTTTTGCGGACGAATTTGCTTTAGAAGGATTGACTGTATATCCAGAATTGAATAATAAGAAGTTCTCAGAGTTAGGCACTTATCAGGCAGATTTAGAAAATACAACTATTCGTTGTGTGGTGTTGAGAAAGAACAACCCCAAAGGGCTAGTGAATGAGATTTTTGCTCGATTGAACCAAGGAGCTGTTAAGCTGAGTGATCAAGAGATTCGACATGCAATTTACCCTGGAAGTTTTGACTCTCTACTGAAAGAATTAGCCGATCAGGGTCTTCCTGCTTTTCAGTTAGCCAAGGATAAGGATGATCGAAGGGATGAAGAGCTAGTTTTACGGTACTTCGCCCTACAAAAGGATTTAAAGACTTATGATAGTAACCATGCTAAGTGGTTGGATCAGTGTATGGCTGAAAATCAGAATCTTTCAGCAACCAAAATTAAAGAGTTAAAGAAACTCTTTACCGAGACTTTAGATACTTGTGTACAGGTATTTAAACAACCTTTTATGGATGTAACCAAAGAGAAGCCTAGACATAGTAATGCACATTATGACCTAATCATGTGGTCTTTGACAGGGAGACGCGATTGGGCTTTAGCGCATAAGGAGGAAATTCAAGAAAAATTTAATCAGCTTTGTCAAATGCCTAAGTTCCAACAAAAACTATCAGGGGGAACACAGAAAAAAAGCTCTATCCTAAAACGTCGTGAGCTATGGATTTCAAAACTCTCAGAAATAGATGGCTATGAGTAA
- a CDS encoding S1C family serine protease: MKNGMILLAVSILSSGLTLGVYKTCLEKERPAGQEVIVREFVPKYQATYYNDSPYGSPLTDRPKDFKAAANLARPSVVHIQSNGGNEELFDFGSGASGSGVIISKDGYMLTNNHVVEGARQVEVTLNDRRKYKAKVIGTDPSTDLAVIKVEEEELDGRELPVLGFANSDQLQVGEWVLAVGNPFNLTSTVTAGIVSAKGRNIDILEGTYSIESFIQTDAAVNPGNSGGALIDAEGRLVGINTAIITRSGRYEGYSFAVPVNLARKVAKDLIEYGEVQRGFLGVTIRDVSNELAKEMALNSLDGVYLDRVNSGSAAEEGGLKSGDIITHVNNVKVKSSPELQEQVGLFRPGQEVAIIYFREGKSYETKVELKNASNGNTIEDKPRSERFRNEATILEELGVDLRQLNSKERRRLDVEKGLIVTKIRSGSLMENTNMDRDFIIEAVNGQKVSTEEEFIKAIIAAEGEVKLDGFYENFSGDYSYVFNK; the protein is encoded by the coding sequence ATGAAAAATGGAATGATCCTATTGGCGGTTTCGATTTTGAGTTCGGGATTGACCTTGGGGGTTTATAAAACCTGTCTAGAAAAAGAGCGTCCTGCCGGGCAAGAAGTCATTGTGCGGGAATTTGTCCCTAAATATCAGGCGACCTATTATAATGATAGTCCTTATGGGAGTCCGTTAACGGATCGGCCCAAGGATTTTAAGGCGGCGGCCAATTTGGCTCGTCCTTCGGTGGTTCATATTCAGTCTAATGGCGGAAATGAGGAATTATTTGATTTTGGTTCTGGGGCTTCGGGTTCTGGGGTGATTATCAGTAAGGATGGGTATATGTTGACGAACAACCACGTAGTGGAAGGGGCTCGGCAGGTTGAGGTGACCCTCAATGATCGTCGAAAATACAAGGCGAAGGTTATTGGGACGGATCCGTCTACGGATTTGGCCGTAATCAAGGTGGAGGAAGAGGAATTGGATGGGCGTGAGTTGCCTGTATTGGGTTTTGCCAATTCGGATCAGCTGCAGGTTGGTGAGTGGGTCTTGGCTGTTGGAAATCCTTTTAATTTGACGTCTACGGTGACGGCGGGGATTGTATCGGCCAAGGGGCGCAACATTGATATTTTGGAGGGGACTTATTCTATTGAGTCTTTTATTCAGACAGATGCTGCGGTAAATCCGGGTAACAGTGGAGGCGCTTTGATTGATGCGGAGGGTCGTTTGGTGGGGATCAACACGGCTATTATCACGCGTTCGGGGCGTTATGAGGGGTATTCTTTTGCGGTGCCTGTGAATTTGGCGCGTAAGGTGGCCAAAGACCTAATTGAATATGGTGAGGTACAAAGAGGCTTTTTGGGCGTGACGATTCGGGACGTCAGTAATGAGTTGGCGAAGGAAATGGCCTTAAACTCTTTGGACGGGGTTTATTTGGACCGAGTCAATTCGGGGAGTGCAGCAGAAGAGGGGGGATTAAAGTCTGGGGATATTATCACGCATGTGAACAATGTGAAAGTGAAGAGTTCTCCGGAGCTTCAGGAGCAGGTGGGGCTATTCCGACCTGGGCAAGAGGTGGCCATCATTTATTTCCGAGAGGGGAAATCTTATGAGACCAAGGTTGAGCTTAAAAATGCGTCTAATGGGAATACGATAGAGGACAAGCCTCGTTCGGAGCGTTTCAGAAATGAGGCGACTATTTTGGAAGAGTTGGGGGTAGATCTTCGACAGTTGAATAGCAAAGAGCGTCGCCGCTTGGATGTAGAAAAGGGCTTGATTGTCACTAAAATTCGTTCGGGCAGTTTGATGGAAAATACGAATATGGATCGCGACTTTATTATTGAGGCGGTGAATGGCCAAAAAGTGAGCACAGAAGAAGAGTTCATTAAGGCTATTATAGCGGCAGAGGGAGAAGTGAAGTTGGATGGTTTTTATGAGAACTTTAGTGGAGATTATAGCTATGTTTTTAACAAATAA